From a single Mesorhizobium shangrilense genomic region:
- a CDS encoding histidine kinase dimerization/phosphoacceptor domain -containing protein codes for MTELRNEQRKAKINLRLGQTIADTVRDPRVILDSDMRIVTASRNFVLMFGDSAEDVVGKRLEDLKQGQWDVAALHALLDHVVPDDRPFDDFLLEDEFPLLGHRIFKLYARKIQVPGNLGTQLLLVFEDATKETLFDRHRNVLAAELAHRIKNSLQVISSFVSYELRRAADPCVEGYRAMQARISAVAELYDVIAKSSAFGPVEIETYPGGHRVEHSLKSSWCEFRH; via the coding sequence GTGACGGAACTGCGCAATGAACAACGCAAGGCAAAGATCAATCTGCGCCTGGGCCAGACCATCGCCGATACGGTGCGGGATCCTCGTGTCATTCTGGATTCCGACATGCGGATCGTCACCGCAAGCCGGAACTTCGTTCTTATGTTCGGGGACAGCGCGGAAGATGTTGTTGGGAAGCGTCTCGAAGACCTGAAGCAGGGCCAGTGGGATGTCGCGGCGCTGCACGCTTTACTCGACCACGTCGTGCCTGACGATCGGCCATTCGACGACTTCCTGCTCGAGGACGAATTTCCGCTGCTCGGACATCGCATCTTCAAACTGTACGCCCGCAAGATACAGGTTCCAGGCAACCTGGGCACTCAGCTTCTCCTCGTCTTCGAGGATGCGACCAAGGAAACGCTGTTTGACCGTCACCGGAATGTTCTGGCCGCCGAATTGGCACACCGGATCAAGAACAGCCTGCAGGTCATCTCGTCCTTTGTGAGCTACGAGCTCCGGCGGGCGGCTGACCCGTGCGTGGAAGGCTATCGCGCCATGCAGGCACGCATCAGCGCGGTCGCCGAACTCTACGACGTAATCGCCAAATCGAGTGCCTTCGGGCCGGTCGAAATCGAGACCTACCCTGGAGGGCATCGCGTCGAGCATTCGCTCAAGTCTTCTTGGTGCGAATTCCGGCATTGA
- a CDS encoding metal ABC transporter solute-binding protein, Zn/Mn family: protein MRSVPLLAALLVAAPLLAGNAARTDEKINIVAAENFYGDLARQIGGGHVEVTSILSNPDDDPHLFETSPSTARNIADAKVIIYNGADYDPWMDKLLSASTKPDHTTIVAADLIGKKSGDNPHLWYNPATLPAVAKALADDLSRRDPANSAHYQANLKSFQMSLQAIDKEITDVKKTYAGIEVTATEPVFGYMAEALGLKMLNYDFQVTVMNNAEPSPTQVTAFENSLKDGSAKILFYNSQVTDEATARLLEIAKQNKVTVIGVTETEPAGKTIQTWFGGQLDEVQKALAARTQ, encoded by the coding sequence ATGCGTTCCGTTCCATTGCTGGCGGCACTGCTCGTTGCAGCGCCGCTGTTGGCTGGCAATGCCGCCAGGACCGACGAGAAGATAAACATCGTTGCCGCCGAAAATTTCTATGGCGATCTCGCCCGCCAGATCGGCGGCGGCCATGTCGAGGTCACCAGCATCCTCTCCAATCCCGACGATGATCCGCATCTGTTCGAGACCAGCCCTTCGACGGCGCGCAACATCGCCGATGCAAAAGTCATCATCTACAACGGCGCCGACTACGATCCGTGGATGGACAAGCTGCTGTCGGCCTCGACGAAGCCCGACCACACCACCATCGTGGCCGCCGACCTGATCGGCAAGAAATCGGGCGACAATCCGCACCTCTGGTACAATCCGGCGACGCTGCCCGCCGTCGCCAAGGCGCTGGCTGACGATCTTTCCCGGCGCGACCCCGCCAATTCAGCGCATTACCAGGCCAATCTGAAGAGTTTCCAGATGTCGCTGCAGGCGATCGACAAGGAGATCACCGACGTCAAGAAGACTTATGCGGGCATTGAGGTGACAGCCACTGAGCCGGTCTTCGGCTATATGGCCGAGGCGCTTGGCCTGAAAATGCTGAACTATGATTTCCAGGTGACGGTGATGAACAATGCCGAGCCGAGCCCGACCCAGGTGACGGCGTTCGAGAACAGCCTGAAGGATGGTTCGGCGAAAATCCTGTTCTACAATTCGCAGGTGACCGACGAAGCAACGGCCCGCCTGCTCGAGATCGCCAAGCAGAACAAGGTCACCGTCATCGGCGTCACCGAGACGGAGCCGGCGGGCAAGACGATCCAGACCTGGTTCGGCGGCCAGCTCGACGAGGTGCAGAAAGCGCTGGCTGCCCGCACCCAATGA
- a CDS encoding calcium:proton antiporter, producing MSGHSHDSIPTWTWVAPVLAAGLLALKFTSIVPSDATLVLVLAAALLGSAVFAAVHHAEVLALKLGEPFGSILLAVAVTVIEVALIVSIMLTSAPGSDVVARDTVFAAVMIVLNGVAGLCLIMGGRRHFEQTFQLQGASSALAVLGTLATLALILPNYTLAASGPSFSNLQVVFVGMAALVLWGVFVFVQTVKHRDYFLDTPAEADPTDEDVEASPEKPSGRIALFSLGLLLVSLVAVVLLAKVLSYPLDKGIAAAGLPQAFVGVIIAAIVLLPEGMAAAKSAVRNQLQNSINLALGSAIASIGLTIPTVAIVSLVLKQNLVLGVSPTNITLLVLTLFVSTLTLGTGRTTVLQGAIHLVIFAVFLLVSAVP from the coding sequence ATGTCCGGACACAGTCACGATTCCATCCCGACCTGGACCTGGGTGGCGCCGGTGCTGGCCGCCGGTTTGCTGGCTCTCAAATTCACCAGCATCGTCCCCTCGGACGCGACATTGGTGCTTGTTCTCGCCGCCGCACTGCTTGGCTCGGCGGTTTTCGCGGCCGTCCACCATGCGGAGGTCCTGGCGCTGAAACTGGGCGAACCGTTTGGCTCGATCCTGCTGGCGGTGGCGGTAACGGTGATCGAGGTCGCGTTGATCGTCTCGATCATGCTCACGAGCGCGCCGGGCAGCGACGTGGTGGCGCGTGACACTGTCTTTGCCGCCGTGATGATCGTGCTCAACGGCGTCGCCGGCCTTTGCCTGATCATGGGCGGAAGGCGGCATTTCGAGCAGACATTCCAGTTGCAGGGCGCATCATCGGCGCTGGCCGTGCTTGGCACGCTCGCCACATTGGCGTTGATCCTCCCGAACTACACGCTGGCGGCGTCCGGGCCGTCCTTTTCCAACTTGCAGGTGGTCTTTGTCGGCATGGCGGCGCTGGTGCTGTGGGGCGTTTTCGTGTTCGTGCAGACCGTGAAGCACCGCGACTACTTTCTCGACACGCCGGCAGAGGCCGATCCGACAGACGAGGATGTGGAAGCTTCGCCGGAGAAGCCAAGCGGCCGGATCGCCTTGTTCAGCCTCGGCCTGCTGCTGGTCTCGCTGGTGGCGGTCGTGTTGCTGGCCAAGGTCCTGTCCTACCCGCTGGACAAGGGCATTGCCGCCGCCGGGCTGCCGCAAGCCTTCGTCGGCGTGATCATTGCCGCGATCGTGCTTTTGCCGGAAGGCATGGCGGCCGCGAAGTCGGCGGTCAGGAACCAACTGCAGAACAGCATCAACCTGGCGCTGGGATCGGCGATCGCCTCGATCGGGCTGACCATCCCGACCGTCGCGATCGTGTCGCTGGTGCTCAAGCAGAACCTAGTGCTCGGCGTTTCGCCCACCAATATCACCTTGCTGGTGCTGACGCTTTTCGTCAGCACGCTGACGCTGGGCACCGGCCGCACCACGGTGCTGCAAGGCGCGATCCACCTCGTGATCTTCGCCGTCTTCCTGCTGGTCTCGGCGGTGCCCTGA
- a CDS encoding metal ABC transporter permease, with translation MSTMFDYEFMRNAFYACTVVGIVCGAVGYFLVLRGQTFAGHALTHVGFPGATGAGLIGLSPFFGLTVFTVIAGIGIGLLGERAHRDVAIGIVLTLSLGLGLLFLHFYTAFAGQAANVLFGNVLGISPCTVIILAMMGAAILVVQVAIARPLLFASLQPELAEARGVPITLVSTLFMTLVALTAAEAAQIVGVLLVFALMVAPAATAFKLTRGVLAGILVSMALAVAIAWISLALAYRTDWPTSFWITALGATAYLASGYAGRSRHVPVKAATHSPQSSHLSEK, from the coding sequence ATGTCCACGATGTTTGACTATGAGTTCATGCGCAACGCCTTCTATGCCTGCACGGTGGTCGGCATCGTCTGCGGCGCGGTCGGCTATTTCCTGGTGCTGCGCGGCCAGACCTTTGCCGGCCACGCGCTCACCCATGTCGGCTTTCCCGGCGCCACGGGAGCCGGCCTCATTGGCCTGTCGCCGTTTTTCGGCCTGACCGTGTTCACCGTCATCGCCGGTATCGGCATCGGCCTGCTCGGCGAGCGTGCGCATCGCGATGTCGCCATCGGCATCGTGCTTACGTTGTCGCTTGGCCTTGGCCTGCTGTTCCTGCATTTCTACACCGCCTTCGCCGGGCAGGCGGCGAATGTGCTGTTCGGCAATGTGCTGGGCATCAGCCCGTGCACCGTTATCATCCTCGCCATGATGGGCGCTGCCATCCTGGTCGTGCAGGTGGCGATCGCCCGGCCGCTGCTGTTCGCCAGCCTGCAGCCGGAACTCGCCGAGGCGCGTGGCGTGCCGATCACCCTGGTCTCGACCCTGTTCATGACCCTCGTCGCCCTCACCGCGGCGGAAGCAGCCCAGATCGTCGGCGTGCTGCTGGTCTTCGCGCTGATGGTGGCCCCGGCAGCAACCGCCTTCAAGCTGACGCGCGGCGTGCTTGCCGGCATACTGGTGTCCATGGCGCTGGCCGTCGCCATCGCCTGGATCAGCCTTGCGCTCGCCTACCGGACCGACTGGCCGACAAGCTTCTGGATCACCGCGCTGGGAGCCACCGCCTATCTGGCAAGCGGGTACGCCGGGCGCTCCCGCCATGTTCCGGTGAAAGCCGCCACGCATTCACCTCAATCATCTCATTTGTCTGAGAAATAA
- a CDS encoding helix-turn-helix transcriptional regulator, whose protein sequence is MSGRMANGNMLGTYLRDRRAKLDPTAFGLSQARRRTPGLRREEVAQRANISPTWYTWLEQGRGGAPSADVLDRISRALMLTDVEREHLFLLGLGRPPEARYRTEGVTPRLQRVLDALEPSPALIRTAAWDIVAWNRAATVMLHDYGSLPPEQRNILRFMFLDPRARAAQHDWESVARFIVGAFRMEAARAGAATAVEPLVDELSRLSPEFKAMWRDNDVPATHGEGVKHIRHPLLGPIAFEYSAFAVDGRLDLSMVVYNPVKQEDSDRIRSLMAPRKAGSA, encoded by the coding sequence ATGAGTGGACGCATGGCGAACGGAAACATGCTGGGCACCTATCTCAGGGATCGCCGGGCCAAGCTCGACCCGACCGCCTTCGGCCTGTCCCAGGCGCGTCGCCGCACGCCGGGCCTGCGCCGCGAGGAGGTGGCGCAGCGCGCCAATATCAGCCCGACCTGGTACACATGGCTGGAGCAAGGGCGTGGCGGCGCGCCCTCGGCCGATGTGCTCGACCGGATTTCGCGCGCGCTGATGCTGACCGATGTCGAGCGCGAACATCTCTTCCTGCTTGGCCTCGGCCGCCCGCCGGAGGCGCGCTACAGGACGGAAGGCGTCACGCCACGGCTGCAGCGCGTACTCGACGCCCTGGAGCCAAGCCCCGCTTTGATCAGGACCGCCGCATGGGACATCGTCGCATGGAACCGGGCGGCGACCGTGATGCTGCACGATTACGGATCGCTGCCACCGGAGCAGCGCAACATCCTGCGCTTCATGTTCCTCGATCCGCGCGCCCGCGCCGCGCAACATGACTGGGAAAGCGTCGCGCGCTTCATCGTCGGCGCGTTCAGGATGGAAGCGGCACGTGCGGGCGCGGCCACAGCGGTGGAACCTCTTGTCGATGAACTCAGCCGGCTCAGCCCTGAATTCAAGGCGATGTGGCGCGACAACGACGTCCCCGCCACCCATGGCGAGGGCGTCAAGCACATACGCCACCCGCTTCTCGGCCCAATCGCCTTTGAATATTCGGCGTTCGCGGTCGATGGCCGCCTCGATCTCAGCATGGTCGTCTACAATCCGGTGAAACAGGAAGACTCCGACAGGATCAGGTCGCTGATGGCGCCACGCAAAGCCGGATCGGCGTGA
- a CDS encoding ABC-F family ATP-binding cassette domain-containing protein — protein MPASIVLSDLSISTPDGRPLLSNINLSFGAGRTGLVGRNGIGKTTLLALMAGERAQQSGMISVHGSVGLLRQSVQVAQGMAIADLFGAREALGTLRRAEQGTATLEELAKADWTLEARIASALGRAGLDVSPETPLAALSGGQTTRARLAALVFAEPDFLLLDEPTNNLDSAGRDTVIGLIAEWPGGAIIVSHDRELLETVDAIVELTSLGVSSYGGNWSRYRERKALELTAAQRDLADAEQRVADIDRKTQDMAERKARKDGAGQRKRAKGDMPRILAGARKDRSQDSGGEAARLGERRRAQAQDAAASARQRIEILQPFSVRLAATGLPAGRMVLVLEGVSGGHEPGRPILHDLSFSITGPERIAVTGPNGSGKTTLLKLASGELLPWTGTVRGPTDFAMFDQAVSLLEPSASILDNFRRINPSADTNACRAALARFMFRADAALQTVSSLSGGQLLRAGLACVLGGPTPPALLILDEPTNHLDIASIEAVEAGLRAYDGALLVVSHDAAFLDAIGISRRLDLGGPQT, from the coding sequence ATGCCTGCTTCGATCGTCCTCTCCGACCTCTCCATTTCAACGCCTGACGGCCGCCCGCTCCTCTCGAACATCAACCTGAGTTTCGGCGCCGGGCGCACCGGCCTCGTTGGACGCAACGGCATCGGCAAGACCACGCTGCTTGCGCTGATGGCCGGCGAGCGCGCGCAGCAATCCGGCATGATTTCGGTCCATGGCAGCGTCGGCCTGCTGCGCCAGAGCGTGCAGGTGGCGCAAGGCATGGCCATCGCCGATCTGTTTGGCGCGCGCGAGGCGCTCGGCACGCTGCGCCGTGCCGAGCAGGGCACGGCAACACTTGAGGAACTCGCCAAGGCCGACTGGACGCTGGAGGCGCGCATCGCCTCTGCGCTTGGCCGCGCCGGGCTCGACGTGTCCCCGGAGACGCCGCTGGCGGCACTGTCGGGCGGGCAAACGACGCGCGCCCGGCTTGCCGCGCTGGTCTTCGCCGAACCTGACTTCCTGCTCCTGGACGAGCCCACCAACAACCTCGACAGCGCCGGGCGCGACACGGTGATCGGGCTCATCGCCGAATGGCCGGGCGGCGCCATCATCGTCAGCCATGACCGCGAGCTGCTCGAGACGGTCGACGCCATCGTCGAGCTGACATCGCTCGGCGTCAGCAGCTATGGCGGCAATTGGAGCCGCTATCGCGAGCGCAAAGCCCTGGAACTCACCGCCGCCCAGCGCGATCTTGCCGATGCCGAACAGCGCGTGGCCGACATCGACCGCAAGACGCAGGACATGGCCGAACGCAAGGCGCGCAAGGATGGCGCCGGCCAGCGCAAGCGCGCCAAAGGCGACATGCCGCGCATCCTTGCCGGCGCCCGCAAGGACCGCAGCCAGGACAGTGGCGGCGAGGCCGCGCGGCTTGGCGAGCGCCGCCGCGCACAGGCGCAGGACGCGGCCGCCTCGGCGCGCCAGCGCATCGAAATCCTGCAGCCCTTCTCGGTCAGGCTCGCCGCCACCGGCCTGCCGGCCGGACGGATGGTGCTGGTTCTCGAAGGGGTCAGCGGCGGCCACGAGCCGGGCCGGCCGATCCTGCACGACCTGTCCTTTTCCATCACCGGGCCGGAACGTATCGCCGTCACCGGTCCCAACGGTTCGGGCAAGACGACGCTGCTGAAGCTTGCCAGCGGAGAGCTGCTTCCATGGACGGGCACGGTGCGCGGCCCGACGGACTTTGCCATGTTCGATCAAGCGGTCAGCCTGCTCGAACCGTCGGCCTCGATCCTCGACAATTTCCGCCGCATCAATCCCTCGGCCGACACCAATGCCTGCCGGGCAGCCCTTGCGCGCTTCATGTTCCGCGCCGACGCTGCGCTGCAGACGGTCTCGAGCCTGAGTGGCGGGCAATTGCTGCGCGCTGGCCTGGCCTGCGTGCTGGGCGGACCGACGCCACCCGCGCTGCTGATCCTCGACGAGCCGACCAATCACCTCGATATCGCGTCCATCGAGGCGGTCGAAGCCGGATTGCGCGCCTATGACGGCGCCCTGCTGGTCGTCAGCCACGATGCGGCCTTCCTGGACGCCATCGGTATTTCACGCAGGCTCGATCTCGGCGGGCCGCAAACTTGA
- a CDS encoding SDR family oxidoreductase: MRVFVTGATGNIGSAVVKDLIAAGHQVLGLCRSEDKAAALAATGAEVHRGSIEDEESLRSGAARSDSVIHLAFNHNFANFVANCEDDRRVIRALGSALAGSDRPLLVTSGTPIANTVPGEPAREGNATVGADVHPRAASEEAAVEVAATGVNVSVVRLPQVHDPVTQGLITPAIGLYREKGVCAYIGDGLNRWPAAYVLDVASLYRLAVEKAEPNARYHAVGEEGVPMRDVAEAIGRRLKLPVKSIAPEEAQTFFGWLAMFASRDMPASSEQTRKTLGWQPTGPGLIEDLEQLRV; the protein is encoded by the coding sequence ATGCGTGTATTTGTAACCGGCGCCACCGGAAACATCGGCTCGGCCGTCGTCAAGGATTTGATCGCGGCCGGCCATCAGGTGCTCGGCCTCTGTCGCTCGGAGGACAAGGCGGCGGCCCTGGCCGCCACCGGCGCCGAGGTCCATCGCGGATCGATCGAGGATGAGGAGAGCCTCAGGAGCGGTGCGGCCCGGTCGGATAGCGTCATACACTTGGCCTTCAACCACAATTTCGCGAATTTCGTTGCCAATTGCGAGGATGACCGGCGTGTCATTCGCGCATTGGGCTCGGCTCTCGCCGGTTCCGACCGGCCCTTGCTCGTGACCTCCGGCACGCCGATCGCCAACACGGTGCCCGGCGAGCCGGCCAGGGAAGGCAACGCGACCGTCGGTGCCGACGTTCACCCCCGGGCGGCCTCGGAAGAAGCGGCCGTCGAGGTCGCCGCGACCGGTGTCAACGTCTCGGTGGTCAGGCTGCCGCAGGTCCACGATCCCGTCACGCAGGGCCTCATCACGCCCGCGATCGGCCTGTACCGCGAAAAAGGTGTGTGCGCTTACATCGGCGACGGGCTCAACCGCTGGCCGGCTGCCTATGTCCTCGACGTCGCCAGCCTCTACAGGCTGGCGGTCGAAAAGGCCGAGCCGAACGCCAGGTATCACGCGGTCGGGGAGGAGGGCGTGCCGATGCGCGATGTCGCCGAAGCCATCGGCCGGCGCCTGAAACTGCCGGTCAAATCCATTGCCCCGGAAGAGGCGCAGACGTTCTTCGGCTGGCTGGCCATGTTCGCCAGCCGCGACATGCCCGCCTCAAGCGAACAAACGCGCAAGACGCTGGGATGGCAGCCGACCGGACCAGGATTGATTGAGGATCTGGAGCAGTTGCGGGTGTGA
- a CDS encoding class I SAM-dependent methyltransferase, with amino-acid sequence MPENNTIDFDRALAAAEFVCPACRDSNLKARVLRVDAMSLYRCGQCASLIYDPFPSIDYTAHTSPLGIRNYVEMSASIDTVARNILRVVPDGSIGRILDIGCGFGFALDAVRTIAGWEAMGFEPSQYGGSGRDQLGLDIIRDFAPLNPNPHCLYNVVHCSEVIEHIHDPAAFLAILTSYLSEDGVIVLTTPNPERINPTTARSTLLALLSPGAHTILFSDEALTRLFEEAGLTFVAVDKSADSTLFYASRRPIEFQTAEGWQGKILFYLKAALSRAQPGSSLAVGLRYRLFRAAIDHGMYEIAEQSFDPILADARPRVDDISSLTQFAGRWPLCIAASTYYRGMLLLIHRGDYMDAAEHLHAAHLLCAKKIEIDPATAGVEADLVWRAKYHEALSLENSGQHRKAMSALDAIDGRRLAEVPQDLEAGIAELRKTIEASQPVLNAASASFFRNLHN; translated from the coding sequence ATGCCTGAGAACAACACCATCGACTTCGACCGCGCGCTCGCCGCGGCGGAATTCGTCTGCCCGGCATGTCGCGATTCCAACCTCAAAGCGAGGGTTTTGCGCGTAGACGCAATGTCGCTTTATCGATGCGGCCAATGTGCATCACTGATCTATGATCCGTTCCCGTCGATAGATTACACCGCACACACCAGCCCGCTCGGCATTCGCAACTACGTTGAAATGAGCGCGTCCATCGACACCGTTGCAAGAAACATCCTCAGGGTTGTTCCCGACGGCAGCATTGGCCGCATCCTCGACATCGGTTGTGGGTTTGGCTTCGCTCTGGATGCCGTTCGAACCATTGCCGGATGGGAGGCGATGGGATTTGAGCCGTCGCAATATGGTGGCTCGGGACGAGATCAACTTGGTCTCGATATCATCCGTGACTTCGCGCCGTTGAACCCCAATCCGCACTGTCTGTACAATGTGGTGCACTGTTCGGAGGTCATCGAGCACATCCACGACCCCGCGGCTTTCCTCGCAATTCTGACATCCTATCTGTCTGAGGACGGCGTGATCGTTCTCACCACGCCCAATCCCGAGCGGATCAATCCCACGACCGCGCGAAGCACCCTTTTGGCGCTTCTGTCACCCGGTGCCCACACGATTCTGTTTAGCGACGAAGCGCTTACGCGGCTTTTCGAAGAGGCTGGCCTGACATTTGTCGCAGTGGACAAAAGTGCCGACAGCACATTGTTCTACGCATCGCGCAGGCCGATCGAGTTCCAGACTGCCGAAGGGTGGCAGGGCAAGATCCTGTTCTACCTCAAGGCAGCTCTTTCCCGAGCTCAGCCCGGTTCATCATTGGCCGTCGGTCTCCGTTATCGCCTGTTTCGCGCAGCCATCGATCACGGCATGTACGAGATTGCGGAGCAGAGTTTCGACCCGATCCTTGCCGACGCTCGGCCCAGAGTGGACGATATAAGCTCGTTGACACAATTTGCCGGCCGGTGGCCCCTCTGCATTGCGGCTTCCACATACTATCGCGGGATGCTGTTGCTGATCCACAGGGGCGACTATATGGACGCAGCCGAGCATCTCCATGCCGCGCATCTGCTGTGCGCAAAGAAAATAGAGATCGACCCCGCGACGGCTGGAGTCGAAGCCGATCTTGTCTGGCGGGCCAAGTATCACGAGGCGCTTTCTCTGGAAAATTCCGGTCAACATCGCAAGGCCATGTCCGCTCTCGATGCAATAGACGGCCGACGCCTGGCAGAGGTTCCGCAAGACCTGGAGGCTGGCATCGCAGAACTTCGGAAAACGATTGAAGCTTCGCAGCCAGTATTGAATGCAGCGAGCGCCTCCTTTTTCCGAAATCTGCACAACTAG
- a CDS encoding glycosyltransferase family 2 protein, whose product MAQSIAACIPLYNGQKFIRTSLKSVLGQSRQPDEVMVVDDGSTDNGADIAREITRGDDRIKVLTKQNGGQSSARNLAVKSCDSDLIAFLDQDDWWYPRHLETLEAATGSEPQVGPFGWVYSDLDEYSSDGHLVVREMIKRLGSEHPKRTIYSCLSQNMYVLPSASLISREAFEAVGGFDENLSGYEDDDLFLRLFRAGYTNTFVGEALSAWRIHSASASYSTRMAKSALIYADKLLDAFPDDIALARYYSRDLITPRFFHTAAGTYRMAGRKGSIELASDALALMDRLTPTMRFRLWLIMRTIRPLLGNRFSAKLASTDLAYGFVRRLAAI is encoded by the coding sequence ATGGCTCAATCGATTGCTGCATGCATACCGCTTTACAACGGTCAGAAATTCATTCGAACTTCGCTGAAAAGCGTCCTCGGGCAAAGCCGCCAGCCAGATGAGGTGATGGTCGTGGATGACGGCTCCACCGACAACGGGGCTGACATAGCGAGGGAGATAACCAGGGGCGACGATCGTATCAAGGTCCTGACAAAACAAAACGGCGGTCAGTCATCGGCCCGCAACCTGGCTGTGAAAAGCTGCGACAGCGATCTCATCGCGTTTCTTGACCAGGACGATTGGTGGTACCCAAGACATCTCGAGACGCTGGAAGCTGCCACAGGGTCGGAACCCCAGGTTGGCCCATTCGGATGGGTCTACAGTGACCTCGACGAGTATAGCAGCGACGGACACCTCGTGGTCCGCGAAATGATCAAACGACTTGGGTCGGAGCACCCGAAGAGAACAATCTATAGCTGCCTGAGCCAGAATATGTACGTCCTTCCTTCCGCATCCCTGATCTCACGCGAGGCCTTTGAGGCCGTTGGCGGATTTGACGAAAACCTGTCAGGCTACGAGGATGACGATCTCTTCCTGCGTTTATTCAGAGCGGGGTATACCAACACATTCGTCGGCGAGGCTCTATCCGCCTGGCGTATCCACAGCGCATCCGCTTCCTACAGTACAAGAATGGCGAAATCGGCGTTGATATATGCCGACAAGCTCCTTGATGCATTTCCCGACGACATTGCCCTGGCCCGCTACTATTCCAGGGATTTGATAACGCCGCGATTTTTTCACACCGCGGCCGGCACCTATCGCATGGCTGGACGAAAAGGGAGCATCGAGCTGGCATCGGACGCACTCGCACTCATGGACAGGCTTACACCCACCATGAGATTCAGGCTTTGGTTGATCATGCGCACGATCCGGCCATTGCTTGGCAACCGCTTCTCCGCGAAGTTGGCGTCTACGGATCTTGCATATGGATTTGTACGGCGACTGGCCGCGATCTAG
- a CDS encoding metal ABC transporter ATP-binding protein: MSAVAFERVTLGYGGRRVLADVSFSIPQGAFVGLLGANGAGKTTMLRAILGLVGPASGAISVLGRPPTRGNPTIGYMPQARRALPHPGISGIDFVLTAAGGHRWGWPVATAAEKEAAWKALEEVGAADLARRPLAELSGGERQRILIAQALIGDPKLLLLDEPLISLDAAHQRVIIDLVHEVAERLGIAVLFCSHEINPLMRAVDRVLYLGNGKAAIGSVDEVINGPVLSRLYGTPITVMRVAGRIFVMADDIELEGAAHVHDV, encoded by the coding sequence ATGAGCGCCGTCGCCTTCGAGCGGGTCACACTGGGCTATGGGGGGCGTCGGGTTCTCGCCGACGTTTCCTTCTCCATACCGCAGGGCGCCTTTGTCGGCCTGCTCGGCGCCAATGGCGCCGGCAAGACGACGATGCTGCGCGCGATCCTCGGCCTTGTCGGGCCGGCCAGCGGAGCGATCTCCGTGCTCGGCCGGCCGCCGACGCGCGGCAACCCGACCATCGGCTACATGCCGCAGGCGCGCCGCGCCCTGCCCCATCCCGGCATCAGCGGCATCGATTTCGTGCTCACCGCCGCCGGCGGTCATCGCTGGGGTTGGCCGGTCGCCACCGCCGCCGAGAAGGAAGCCGCTTGGAAGGCACTGGAGGAGGTCGGCGCCGCCGACCTTGCCCGGCGTCCGCTGGCGGAACTTTCCGGCGGCGAGCGCCAGCGCATCCTGATTGCCCAGGCCCTGATCGGCGATCCCAAGCTGCTGCTGCTCGACGAGCCGCTGATCAGCCTCGACGCCGCGCACCAGCGCGTCATCATCGATCTCGTCCACGAGGTCGCGGAACGGCTCGGCATCGCCGTTCTGTTCTGCTCGCATGAGATCAACCCGCTCATGCGCGCCGTCGACCGCGTGCTCTATCTCGGCAACGGCAAGGCGGCGATCGGCAGCGTCGACGAGGTCATCAACGGCCCCGTCCTGTCGCGGCTTTACGGCACGCCCATCACCGTGATGCGGGTGGCGGGCAGGATCTTCGTCATGGCGGACGATATCGAACTGGAGGGCGCCGCACATGTCCACGATGTTTGA
- a CDS encoding sensor histidine kinase, giving the protein MADHAVPLGLMVNELATNAIKYAFPKGAGRITLGFQRRDGEVTLTVEDNGIGMNPTSAETGMGSRFIDAFAHQFGGTLAKASAGTGTTFIVRLPLTVLAGNESSAPS; this is encoded by the coding sequence GTGGCCGATCATGCTGTTCCGCTCGGCCTGATGGTCAACGAACTTGCGACCAATGCGATCAAATACGCGTTTCCAAAAGGGGCGGGCCGTATCACTCTGGGCTTCCAGCGGCGTGATGGCGAGGTCACCCTTACCGTCGAGGACAACGGCATCGGCATGAATCCGACCAGCGCCGAAACAGGCATGGGATCGCGGTTCATCGATGCTTTCGCCCACCAGTTCGGGGGAACACTTGCCAAGGCATCGGCCGGCACCGGGACAACCTTCATCGTCCGGCTGCCTCTCACCGTTCTCGCCGGAAATGAAAGTTCTGCCCCTTCGTAA